Proteins encoded within one genomic window of Calonectris borealis chromosome 1, bCalBor7.hap1.2, whole genome shotgun sequence:
- the LOC142081232 gene encoding tubulin alpha-1C chain-like: MGNSCWELYCLEHGIEPDGIISSNASSGRADSSFGTFFSETGSGKYVPRAIFVDLEPTVIDEIRTGTYRTLFHPEQLISGKEDAANNYARGHYTIGKEIIDSVVDRTRKMTEQCSGLQGFLVFHSFGGGTGSGFTSLLMERLSVEYSKKSKLEFSVYPAPRVSTAVVEPYNSILTTHTTLEHSDCSFMVDNEAIYDICNRNLDIERPTYTNLNRLIGQIVSSITASLRFDGALNVDLTEFQTNLVPYPRIHFPLTTYAPIISAEKAYHEQLSVPEITNACFEFSNQMVKCDPRRGKYMACCLLYRGDVVPKDVNAAIAAIKTRRSIQFVDWCPTGFKVGINYQPPTVVPGGDLAKVQRAVCMLSNTTAIAEAWARLDHKFDLMYAKRAFVHWYVGEGMEEGEFSEAREDLAALEKDYEEVGRDSADGEEYDEE; the protein is encoded by the exons ATGGGCAACTCCTGTTGGGAACTGTATTGCCTGGAGCATGGGATTGAGCCAGATGGCATCATCTCCTCCAATGCATCCTCAGGGCGAGCAGACTCTTCCTTTGGGACCTTTTTCAGTGAGACCGGATCAGGGAAGTATGTGCCCAGAGCAATATTTGTTGACCTGGAGCCCACTGTCATTG ATGAGATCAGGACCGGGACCTACCGCACGCTCTTCCACCCGGAGCAGCTCATCAGTGGCAAAGAAGATGCTGCCAACAACTATGCTCGGGGCCACTACACCATTGGGAAGGAGATCATTGACTCTGTTGTTGACAGAACTCGGAAAATG ACTGAGCAGTGCAGTGGCCTCCAAGGGTTCCTGGTCTTCCACAGCTTTGGGGGAGGCACAGGCTCTGGGTTCACCTCCCTCCTCATGGAGCGGCTCTCTGTGGAGTACAGCAAGAAGTCCAAGCTGGAGTTCTCTGTGTACCCGGCCCCACGGGTCTCCACAGCAGTGGTGGAGCCCTACAACTCCATCCTCACCACCCACACCACTCTGGAGCACTCGGACTGCTCCTTCATGGTGGACAACGAAGCCATCTATGACATCTGCAACCGCAACCTAGACATCGAGCGTCCCACCTACACCAACCTCAACAGGCTGATTGGGCAGATCGTCTCTTCCATCACTGCCTCCTTGAGATTTGATGGTGCTTTGAATGTTGACCTGACTGAGTTTCAGACCAACCTGGTGCCCTACCCACGGATACACTTCCCGCTCACCACCTATGCGCCCATCATCTCGGCAGAGAAAGCCTACCACGAGCAGCTGTCGGTGCCAGAGATCACCAACGCTTGCTTTGAGTTCTCCAACCAGATGGTGAAATGTGACCCGCGCCGTGGCAAGTACATGGCATGCTGCCTGCTGTACCGGGGCGATGTGGTGCCCAAGGATGTGAACGCGGCCATTGCAGCCATTAAAACGCGCCGGTCGATCCAGTTTGTGGACTGGTGCCCCACAGGCTTCAAGGTGGGTATCAACTACCAGCCTCCCACGGTGGTGCCTGGGGGAGACCTGGCCAAGGTGCAGCGGGCTGTCTGCATGCTGAGCAACACCACGGCCATTGCAGAGGCGTGGGCCCGCCTGGACCACAAGTTTGACCTGATGTACGCCAAGCGAGCCTTTGTGCACTGGTACGTGGGGGAGGGCATGGAGGAGGGGGAGTTCTCGGAGGCCAGGGAGGACCTGGCTGCCCTGGAGAAGGATTATgaggaggttggaagggactcgGCAGATGGAGAGGAGTATGATgaggaataa
- the LOC142081171 gene encoding tubulin alpha-1D chain-like: protein MGNACWELYCLEHGIQADGTIPGPKQVKPVEPKSEQVDSSFETFFCETASGKHVPRAVFIDLEPTVIDEIRTGTYHALFHPEQLISGKEDAANNYARGHYTIGKEIIDTVLSRIRKMADQCSGLQGFLVFHSFGGGTGSGFTSLLMERLSVEYSKKSKLEFSVYPAPQVSTAVVEPYNSILTTHTTLEHSDCSFMVDNEAIYDICNRNLDIERPTYTNLNRLIGQIVSSVTASLRFNGALNVDLIEFQTNLVPYPRIHFPLTTYAPIISAEKAYHEQLSVPEITNACFEFSNQMVKCDPRRGKYMACCLLYRGDVVPKDVNAAIAAIKTRRSIQFVDWCPTGFKVGINYQPPTVVPGGDLAKVQRAVCMLSNTTAIAEAWARLDHKFDLMYAKRAFVHWYVGEGMEEGEFSEAREDLAALEKDYEEVGRDSADGEEDEADEDEY from the exons ATGGGCAATGCCTGCTGGGAGCTGTACTGCCTTGAGCACGGGATCCAGGCGGACGGGACCATTCCTGGCCCCAAGCAGGTGAAACCTGTGGAGCCGAAGTCCGAACAAGTGGATTCTTCTTTCGAGACTTTCTTCTGTGAGACAGCGTCTGGGAAGCACGTGCCCCGGGCGGTGTTCATAGACTTGGAGCCCACTGTCATCG ATGAGATCAGGACTGGGACCTACCATGCGCTCTTCCACCCAGAGCAGCTCATCAGTGGCAAGGAAGATGCTGCCAACAACTATGCTCGTGGCCACTATACCATTGGAAAGGAGATTATAGACACTGTCCTCAGCAGAATTCGTAAAATG GCTGACCAGTGCAGTGGCCTCCAAGGGTTCCTGGTCTTCCACAGCTTTGGGGGAGGCACAGGCTCTGGGTTCACCTCTCTCCTCATGGAGCGGCTCTCTGTGGAGTACAGCAAGAAGTCCAAGCTGGAGTTCTCTGTGTACCCGGCCCCGCAGGTCTCCACAGCAGTGGTGGAGCCCTACAACTCCATCCTCACCACCCATACCACCCTGGAGCACTCAGACTGCTCCTTCATGGTGGACAACGAAGCCATCTACGACATCTGCAACCGCAACCTGGACATCGAGCGTCCCACCTACACCAACCTCAACAGGCTGATTGGGCAGATTGTCTCATCTGTCACTGCCTCCTTGAGATTTAACGGTGCTTTGAATGTTGACCTGATTGAATTCCAGACTAACTTGGTGCCCTACCCACGGATACACTTCCCACTCACCACCTATGCGCCCATCATCTCGGCAGAGAAAGCCTACCACGAGCAGCTGTCGGTGCCAGAGATCACCAACGCTTGCTTTGAGTTCTCCAACCAGATGGTGAAATGTGACCCGCGCCGTGGCAAGTACATGGCATGCTGCCTGCTGTACCGGGGCGATGTGGTGCCCAAGGATGTGAACGCGGCCATTGCAGCCATTAAAACGCGCCGGTCGATCCAGTTTGTGGACTGGTGCCCCACGGGCTTCAAGGTGGGTATCAACTACCAGCCTCCCACGGTGGTGCCTGGGGGAGACCTGGCCAAGGTGCAGCGGGCTGTCTGCATGCTGAGCAACACCACGGCCATCGCGGAGGCGTGGGCCCGCCTGGACCACAAGTTTGACCTGATGTACGCCAAGCGAGCCTTTGTGCACTGGTACGTGGGGGAGGGCATGGAGGAGGGGGAGTTCTCGGAGGCCAGGGAGGACCTGGCTGCCCTGGAGAAGGATTATgaggaggttggaagggactcgGCAGATGGAGAAGAAGATGAGGCTGACGAGGATGAGTATTAA